The Glycine max cultivar Williams 82 chromosome 17, Glycine_max_v4.0, whole genome shotgun sequence genome contains the following window.
ACACGCCCTATTGAAAATGCTGGTTCTGGCGAGAAAGCGAATCTCCTGCGCGGCTTTGTGCTTCTGGTCTTGGGTTCCGAATGCTAGCCTGCGCGTGAGGAACCACGCGAGGAACTGAATCGCGTGTGCCGCCGCGGGACTACCTGCTGAGACGGTGTTGGTTTTACGGTTACAGGAGTTAGCGACGGAAATGCCGTTGTCGGCGCAGAACTGTTGGATGAGTCTCTTGAGCGTTGTGTTGGGAACTAAGTCCGTGTTTGTTAGTTTTTCCCCTGTTTTGGGACATTTTGTGTTCCCGGCTTTGAGCCATTTCTGAATAGAGGCTCGGTCGTAGGTTTGACCTGTTGACACAGTGACCGGATCCGTCATCAACTCGAGAGAAATAGGGCAACGGAAATCATCTGGATTAACGGACGTCAACAGGGTTAAGTTTAACGATGTCATCTCCGTGCTGCATCTTCCTTGGGATTGATTAGTTTCGAAAATAACTCCTCTGCAGTAACATAAGAACCCTACCAAGCTACTAAGTAAGGGAACCTCTTTTTCTTCACGGTCGCGGCACTCTAAGGTGATTTCTTCTTCTAAGAATTTAATCTCCGTATTGCAATCTGTCCAGGTTCTAATTTGGAGGTAGTGGAGGATTCCCTGCATGGAAGTGAGGTCAGGTTCGGTGCCCATGGAGAACTGGCGCAGAAGCGTGTGGAGGGTTTTGGTGGCACGTGCGTCGCTGGGGTCCAGCTGGAACTTGGCCTTGCTGGCTTGCTTGGTAACAAGGTCGGCCAGCTCCCTGACTTCGGGGCACAAGTGGAGCTGGTGAAGAGGCAAGACGTCCAGAGAGGTGGCCACGGAGCGAAGGAGGGCGGGGAACAGGGACGCTACGTGTTGCGATTTGGCGAGCAGGAGGAGGCGCGAGCCTTGGAGGGTGCAATCTTGCAATAAAAAGTGGATTTTTTGTAAGGTGAAGTGGAGTTCCGCCAAAGAGAGGATAGTGGAGTTGGGGATTAGTCGAATTTCTTGAAGGAACATTAAGACAATGCTTATTTGGCGTATTGTTTCCCTGGCGTTCCTTcgttgggtggggaatgattgGGGTTGGAAATTGCATATGGATTGGGAGAGAGTGATTAGAGAGGTGACAAGTGTCGGCGGAGAAATGGCTTCGCATGGGTGAACCGCCGGGAATGATAGGGTGCGACGATCCCTTTGAGTCATTGAAgtgaaactaataattaattagcaGCGTTTGTGTTGGTTTGGAATTTGATAGCTTGGTGGCGCAATTATTATTATAGCCAGAGAGAAGATGTTCTGTGCTGACTGGAGAATCTTCTAGACACGTGCCAGTGAATAATAGGAAATGGGACACGTGGTAACGTAAGAGGTTCCAATTTTTCTATGGGGAAGGTAAGGTAAGAAATGAGTATGTGGATTTAGATTTGGCTTGACAGTGATGGCTGCtgggtcccatcaaccgccctcTCATGACTGACAGGTGGCGAAACCATCTGCCGACGTGTGCTCCCGCTACATCTCTAGCTTCCCaacttgaataattaaaatggcGTCAAATATTTTGGAGGATTAACCATAATGGATGGCTGGAGTGATAATGATGGAATTATAGTAACGGTAACCATAATAACAATTATGAAATGGTGGTGTGATGATGCTAATTGCATGTACTATTATGGAGATAACATACACCAAGTTGTGGAGGACTAAAATAGCAAtggtgaagaaaaaataaagataattataatgACCATCATtataataacaatgataatataataatagtgatgaaaacattaacaaaatatattttcttaaatgttAGAActgaaatttctttaaaaacatatataattttataggttttatttttatttaataagtcttattataatttttggtaaatgttaatctataaaaaataatgtattattttatatagtgTTCTGAATGTAGATCTAGATCCAgtttgacaaattaaaaatggGCTTGCTTTCACATTACATGATTACTTATGAgttcaaaaatgattttagaCAAATCTTACATGTTtgattttaagttaattaagaaagaattcaaaattcattctaagtttaaaacttattataaattaaaataattttaaatcatttctaataaaaaattttatacaaaatttattcctaatttaattttatataaaaaatatttaaatataaattatattattttaaaattaatttatttaaaatcatgttTATCAATACTTCAAACACACATTAAGTTAATACATGTGTTGGTTCAATAATTAAAACCTGACAACTAGGCCACAAAAACTTGTATAAAAAACTTTCCAGCTGAATCTCATTTACAACAGTGAAGCACCAGATCACAGCCTAAATATCGTTAAAGGCTTAGTTATTCGATCTTACAGAATTTGTTGCATCACCTCACACAAGGAAAACACCATgaataatacataaataaagaatgatataaataagtaaaaaatgacttatatattatttatattctgCAATACTCGTTCATTTGAACAAATCCTTGTAGATAAAATACCAAAATTTGACTTGCGAGAGTTTATAGAGATTCCATTCAAATATCCCCCTTGACTAATGCTGAACATATATAGTTTTAGGTTTCTgtaagactattttttttattcattatttaacgcgtatgattttttttaatccgtGTCTATGATTGCATGTGTGATATATATCAGttatttaagttaatttgataatttcatgatcagttataaattttaaaaagattttacaaAAACGAGGTTAAGCAATACAGCAGAAGACAAAAACGACCACATTCAGAAGTAAAAGACGACGAAAATGGGGGGACTTATGTTTGAACTTGTTTGGACTTTGCAGGACTCTAGGAAAGTCAGTATCTTTTATAGAGATATTAATAGCATagacaatattatattttaggtttttagttgtatttaattttgattttagttttcttttaaatttattcacaaatttaattttttaagtatgtCAAAGTAAATGTGATTCCCTAAATCCAAATTTTACTGTCAATGAACATAGAAACGTTAGAATTGATTATAGGACACATCCTTTTATG
Protein-coding sequences here:
- the LOC100787869 gene encoding U-box domain-containing protein 19; translation: MTQRDRRTLSFPAVHPCEAISPPTLVTSLITLSQSICNFQPQSFPTQRRNARETIRQISIVLMFLQEIRLIPNSTILSLAELHFTLQKIHFLLQDCTLQGSRLLLLAKSQHVASLFPALLRSVATSLDVLPLHQLHLCPEVRELADLVTKQASKAKFQLDPSDARATKTLHTLLRQFSMGTEPDLTSMQGILHYLQIRTWTDCNTEIKFLEEEITLECRDREEKEVPLLSSLVGFLCYCRGVIFETNQSQGRCSTEMTSLNLTLLTSVNPDDFRCPISLELMTDPVTVSTGQTYDRASIQKWLKAGNTKCPKTGEKLTNTDLVPNTTLKRLIQQFCADNGISVANSCNRKTNTVSAGSPAAAHAIQFLAWFLTRRLAFGTQDQKHKAAQEIRFLARTSIFNRACLIEMGTVPPLIELLASASNDNKSTQETTISALLKLSKHPNGPKNIINSGGLTVILSVLKNGLSLEARQVAAATIFYLSSVKEFRKLIGENPDVIPALVELVKEGTTCGRKNAVVAIFGLLLLPRNHQRVIAAGAVPALLDIIASSNKDELVTESLAVLAALAENVDGAREILQGSALRLIVGMLRSATSREGKEHSASILLSLCVNVGAEVVAVLAKEPSLMPLLYSLLTDGTCHAAKKARFLIKVIQDFHETRSAGLKGSSLPQERSLHVW